GTCGACGAAGGTCTCGGCGCAGTCCCCGCCCTGCAGCAGGAAGGCCTCACCGCGGGCGACCGCGGCCAGCTGGGTCTTGAGCTTCTCGACCTCGGTGGGCACCGTGATCGGCGGCACGCTCTCCAGCACGGTGCGCATGGCCTTGGCCTGACCGGCATCCCAGCTCGGCTGCTGCAGTGCCGGCTTGGCCAGCGCGGCGTCGAGCCGTTGCCGCAGGTCCCCTGGCAGCGGTGGGAGGTCCGGCAGCTGATCGATGGGCACGTCGACGGTCCAGTTCACCGCTCCATGGTAGCGGTGACCGAAATCCGTTCGGACCGGCCATACCTGCAGCTCAGGCGGCCCCCACCGGCGGGCGTGATCAGCCGCCCGAGCGTGCCGCCCAGGCCCCGTCGTCGGTCATCAGCTCGTAGCGCCGCAAGTTGTGCCGCGCATCGACCAGCGCATCGTGGGCATCGCGCGGTCGCGGTGGCATACGCGGTGAGCCCCGCTCCTCCCAGAACTGGCGCAGCTCCCTGGTGAATCGCGGGATCGCCGGCGGCAGGTCGGTCATCGGACCCCACAGCTGGCACAGCACCACATGGTCGTAGGCCCCCACCCATGCCCACAGCTCGATGGGTTCGTCACCATCGATATCGAAGAAGTCCTCCAGCTCACTACGGATCTGGCGGCGCGAGCGCCACAGCTTCGACGACGGTGACGGCAACTTGGGCAGCACGTTCTTGCGCACCCAGCTGCCGGCCCGATCGGGGTCGAATTCGGTTGATATGGCGTAATACTCGCGACCGTCCTCGGCGGCCACCCCGATCGAGATCAACTCGATGGTGCGGCCGTCGTCGATGAACTCGGTGTCGTAGAAATAGCGCATCTCAGGCCGCTCCCTGGCTGGGCGCCGGAGCGGCGTGGATCTCGCGGTCCAATTCTTCGTTGACCAGCGTGTCGTCGGGGAAATGCGGCTCCCCGGCCACCACGTGCTGGACCCACAATTTGGCCTGCACCACGGGCCTGCGCAGGCGCCGCTCCCGTTCCAGCGCCTTGTGCATCTTGCGCGGCCTGCTCGTGTAGCGCCACCGGGCCCACGGCGCGTGCGGTCGCGACAGCCGGATCGCCCCGACGAACAGCAGCGGGGTGATGAACATGCCGACCAGACCGGTCCACACCTTGCCCTTGAGCAGCACCACCACCGCCAGCGCCAGGGTGAGCACCGCGGACACGATCACCGCGATTCGCGCCTCGATGGAGTCGTCGGACTCCCAGATGTCGATATCGAAGAAGGACAGCGGGCTGAACCCGAGCACCAGCAGCCCGGCCACCGCGATGGCCACGAACACCGCGTCCACCGAGGTCCGGCCGTCCTCGGACCAGTACACGTCCTGCAGGTGCAGGATCAGTGCGAACTCGTCGAGCACCAGCGCCGCGCCGATACCGAAAAAGACTGCCGCGACGGTGAACTCCACCACTCCCCCGTTGACGGCAAGGGTCACCATCGCCACTCCGGAGACCATCACCAGGATGATGCCGATCACCACGTGATGCAGATGCACACCCCCGCCGACCGAAAGATTGCGCGGTTGCCACCATTTGCGCGGCCCGTCGGTGCTCGGATGACTCCTGATGTATCGCACCACCAGACGGGTCACGACGAACGTCAGGATGAAGGCGATCAGGCAGCAGAGCAGCGGAAGACGGTCAGCCGGGACGAAGTCCAGCTGCAGATTCGGGGACACGGCGTTCGAATTTACGCCGGTCCAGCGAATTCGCGGGGTATCGGCGGACCTGTCACGTCCAGCGCGTCGCCGCGCACCGATAGGCTTGACGGCGACATGAGGATTCAGCGGTCGCCCGATGGGGGCAGTGTGCTCGGGCGGACCGGGGTCGTTCGGGCCCTCGGCAGCGTGTGGGCGTGGCGGCTGTTCCAGCTGGTGACGCTGGCCGCGCTGGGCTGGGTGGGCTGGCGCCTGCTCGGCGAATCCAGCTACCGCATCGATATCGATGTCTATCGCCTCGGCGGGCGGGCCTGGCTGGACGGCGTGCCGCTCTATGCCGACAGCACCGAATTCCAGACCCAGGCCGGGATCGACCTGCCGTTCACCTACCCACCGCTGTCGGCTGTCGCCTTCGCGCCGTTCGCGTGGTTGTCACTGCCTGCGGCCAGCGCCGCCATCACCGCGACCACCATGGTGTTGCTGGTGGTCTCCACGACGATCGTGCTGACCCGGCTGCGGGTGGGTGACAGCTGGCATCGCCGGGCCTGGCTGGCCGGTGCGCTGGTGGCGCCCGCGGTGGTGTTCGCCGAACCGTTGCGGGCAAATCTGGAATTCGGTCAGATCAACGTGGTGCTCATGACGCTGGTGATCGCCGATTGCGTACCGCGGCGCACACCGTGGCCGCGTGGGCTGCTGCTGGGGATCGCCATCGCGGTGAAGCTCACCCCGGCGGTCTTCCTGCTGTACTTCCTGTTACGCCGCGATATGCGGGCGGTGCTGGTGACGACGGCCTCCGCGGTGGGGGCGACGCTGCTGGGATTCGCGCTGGCCTGGCGAGATTCCTGGGTGTACTGGTTCCAGACGCTGGGCGATACCGACCGGATCGGCTCGGCGACGCTGAACACCAACCAGAACATCTCCGGGATGCTGGCCCGGTTCGGCGTCGGCGAGGACACCCGTTTCCTGCTGTGGGTCGGGCTGTGCTTCGTGGTGCTGGGCCTGACGGTCTGGGCGACCCACCGCGCGGTGCGGGCCGACGCGCACGGAGATGCCGCGGTGCTGGGACTCATCTGCGTGGCGATGTTCGGGCTGGCGGTCTCGCCGGTGTCCTGGTCGCACCACTGGGTCTGGGTGTTGCCCACGGTGCTGGTGACCGCCGTCGTCGGCTATCGCACCCGCACCGTCGCACTGCTCGTGGTCGCGGCGATCGGCATCGCGCTGACGGTGTGGACCCCGATCACGCTGATGCCGGCACACAACGAGACATCGGTCTCGCCCTGGCTGCGGGTCGTCGGCGGGTCCTACCTGTGGTGGGCGCTGGCGGTGATCGTGGTGGTCGGCGCGGTGGCCCCGCGGCTGTCCCGGCGCGACGAGACGTCCGCCGCACCCGCCGACACCGAGATCGCCGCGGCGAGCTGACGATCGGCTATCCGGCCTTCGCGGTCACCGCGGGTTTGGTCTGCACGTCGACAGACTCGGCCTGCTCCTTGACATCCGCGGCGTAGAGGTCGACGTACTCCTGACCGCCGAGACGCATGAGCTCGTACATCACCTCGTCGATGACGGCCCGCTCGATGAAGCGATTACCGGCCAATCCCTCGAATCGGCTGAAATCCATCGGCTTGCCGAACCGGATCTCGACGCGGCCGAAATGCCACATCTTGGATCCGGGCGGGTTGACGACATCGGTGCCGACCATGGCCACCGGGATGACGGGGATGCCGCTTTCGAGCGCGACCCGGGCCAGTCCGGTCTTGCCCTTGTAGAGCCGGCCGTCCGGAGAGCGGGTGCCCTCGGGATACATGCCCAGCAGCTTGCCTTCACCGAGGATTCGCTGTGCGGTCGTCAGCGCGGCCTGCGCGGAGTCGGCATCGGTGCGGTCGATGGGTACTTGGCCGGTCGAGGAGTAGAAGAATTTGGTCAGCTTGCCCTTGAGCCCGGTGCCGGTGAAGTACTCGGCCTTCGCCAGGAAGGTGATGCGTCGCTTGACCACCAGCGGCAGATAGAAGCTGTCTGCGACGGCCAGGTGGTTACTGGCCAGGATCACCGCGCCGGAGTCCGGAACGTACTCCAGCCCTTGCACTTTGGGACGTCCCAAAAAGGACAGCAACGGGCCCATCAAGATGTACTTGTACAACCAGAACCACATGAGCCCTCCTGCAGCGGCGCCCCACCAGGACGGGGCCGGATCGGACCAACTCTACCCAGCCGAAGTGAGTGCGACCACACCACAGTCGCAGCGCCACCCGTCAGTCGTCGAGCGTCACCGGGATCTGCTCGTAACGCCCGCTCGGCCGGTCCCCCGGCTCGGGCGGCGGTGGGGGCACATCGGTGGTCGGCCCGGTTTCGGCGACCATCGCGCGGATCACCGTCAGCAGGGCCACGCTGTGATCGGCGATCACCGACAGCAGCGGATGCTGCTCGCCGTTGATCAGCGCCGCCAACGCGCACACCGGACACCACACCTGCTGACAGGCACCCGCGCCGGCGCCCTCGGCGGCGGCCCTGGCGGCCATGATCCGCACTGCGGGATCGAGCTTGTCCAGGATCACCTGGGCCAGCTGGCGCAGTTCGGGCGGGATATCCGAATGGGTGGGGCTCACGTCGGCCACACCTCCGGATTGGGTCGAAAACGCACGGTCAGCACGCCGGCCCGCAGATTCGCATCGATCACGACGCAGCGCCGCAACACGGAAGCCAGTCGCACCCGACGCCGCATACCCCCGGAGCCGATCACAAGGTCATCATCGACCCGGCCCAGCCGCAGCGCGCCGGGATCGACCTGCGGCAACTCTAACCGCATTCGATAGACGGCCTCCAGGCCGGACCCCGACTCGCGGTCGACCACCGGCCGCAGCGGTCCCGGCGGTGCCGAGCCATCGCGGCGACGCGCCGCGTCGAGCAGCTCGCCGAGTGCCTTGGGCCCGATCGGCTCACCGGCCAGATGCGGGACCAGCACCAGTGCGACATCGCCGATCGAGCGTTCCAGGTCGTCGAGCACACCACGTTGCTCGGCGATCCGCTCGGTGTACCAGTCGAAGGCCGGGTGCGCGGGCAGATTCCGATACTCGTAGGAATCATCCTGCAGCAGAACTTGATTCACCAGCAGTTCGGTGACCTTCACCCCCATCAACGCCAGCGAGCCGAGCGTTCGGGCCGCCTCGGCGGCGACCACCCGCTCGGCGGTCAGCACCAGGTGTGCGCCGACGCGGGCATTGTCGGCGAGCAGTGTGGACAGGCGCTCGGTCCCCTCGGCGATCCGCTCCACCAGCATCAGCGTCGCCGCCGAGCCCAGGTCCGCCGGCGAGAGCGACAGCCTGCGGTGCCGGGGCCAGCTGCGCTCCAGATAGAGATTGAACGTCGCGGGCAGGGTCAGCATGCGCAACGCATCGGCGGTGGAGGCGCAGTCGACCACCACCTCGTCCCACTGCCCGGAGTCGGCCAATTCGGCGACCTCGTGCAGGCCGAGCACCTCCTGAATCCCCGGCAGAGCCGAAAGCTCTTCCGGGGCAAGGCTTCCCAGATCGGAATGTGGGAATCTGCCGGCCAGCACGCCGACGATCTCCCGCCACCGCGTCTCCAGCAGCGACAGGGTGTCCAACGCCAGCGCGTCGAGAGAGCCGCCCACATCGGCGGGCCCGGCGTCCAGATCGGTCAGGACGCGCGTGGGTGTGCGCGAGCCGGTCGGTTCGACGGCAACACCCAGCACATCTCCGGTGGAGTGCGCCTGATCGGTGGACACGATCAGCACCCGCGCCCCGCTTCGGGCAGCACGCACCGCGGTGGCCGTGGCCAACGTCGACTTGCCTACCCCTCCCTTGCCGACGAAAAGGCAGATCCGGGCGGGCTCGGCTGTGCCATCTGCACTCAGCTCACTGCCACCTCTACTCGCTTCTTGAGGTCCTTGAGCGCGGTGTCGGTGAGGCGCCGCTCGGCCTTGCGCTTGAGCAGACCGATCATCGGGATCATCAGGTCGACGGACAACTCATAGGTCACATCGGTACCAGAATCCTTGGGAGACAGTCGGTATGCGCCTTCCAGCGCGCGCAACAACGAGCTCGACACCAGCGTCCAGGTGACGGATGTGCGATCGGCGGGCCACTGATAGGTGAGCACCATGGTGTCCTTGAGCACCGCGGCGTCGAGCACCAGCCGGGCCGTCTTGGGGTTGCCGGCGTCGTCGCGCTCGAGCACCTCGGCTTCCTTGTACTCGGCAACCCACTCCGGGTAGGAGCCGATATCTGCGATGACGTCCATCACCGTCGAGGGATCGGCCGCGATATGGATGGTCTGCGCCGTCTTCTCCGCCACGACCAGAAATCTACCCTCACCCACACAGGGGCGGCTCACTCCTCAGGCCAGCCGCGACACTCCCACCGGCCGGTTGGCCTCCAGCCGAGCCTTGACCTCGAAGGACATCTTCTTTCCCGCCACCCGGCGAGCATGGTTGAGCGCAGCGAGATTCATCCCGGCCAGCTCATGGCCGCTGACCCCGGTCGGCTCGGCGTGCAGGAAATAGTGCAGCAGAACGCCGTCCATCATGGGCTCCAGCCAGACCTCCATGGTGCCGGTCAGTGCGCCCGCCACCGTCCAGCGTTGACCTGCGGGCCCGCGATCCTCGACCACGGTGAGCGCCAGATCCGGCCACCACCGCCGCCAACTGGACACGTCGGCGACGGCGCGGCCGACCTCGGCGGGATCGGCACACACAAAGGTCTCATCGGCGATCTGCACGCTGTTCATGGCCACCTAGCTTCACATACGCCCTGCCGCAGGTGTGACACAGGCGACTAGGCTTACCGGCTAGTAACCACCCCTCCCAGGACCCGAGGTGCCCAGAATCGTGCGTGAGTTCTCCGTTCCGGCTTCGTTCGAGATCGCCGAATACGACAGCGTCGTCAGCTCGGTGTACACCCATGAACGCGACGATCCCGACCACGTCATCCTGCAACGACAGGTCGACGGTGTCTGGACCGACGTCACCTGTGCCCAGGCCGCGCAGCAGATCCGGTCGGTAGCGCTGGGACTGCTCGCCAACGATGTCGCCCCGGGTGATCGGGTGGCCATCCTGTCCGCCACCCGGTACGAGTGGGCGATCATCGATTTCGCGATCCTGTCCGTTGGCGCGGTCACCGTCCCGATCTATGAGACCTCCTCACCCGAACAGATCAAGCACGTGCTCAAGGATTCGGGCGCGGTGCTGGTGATCGCCGAGACGGCGGCGCACGCCGAGCGCGTGGAACACCAGGCCGACGAACTGCCCGGGGTGCGCGCGGTGCTGCGCATCGACAATCCGGCTGCCCCTGCCCTGCAGGTCCTCGCCGAGGTGGGCAAGGATGTCGACCCCGGTCTACTGGACGCCCGCGTCGCCGCCATCAAGTCCAGCGATCCCGCCACCCTGATCTACACCTCGGGCACCACCGGTCTGCCCAAGGGTTGCCAGCTGACGCATTCCAATCTGCTCTACGAGATCCGCGGCGCCAAGGCCGCCTTTCCCACGCTGCTGCGCAAGGGCGAACGGCTGTTGGTGTTCCTGCCGCTGGCGCACGTATTGGCCCGCGCCATCACCATCGCCGCGTTCGCCAACAAGGTGACCCTCGGCTTCACCAGCGATATCAAGAATCTGGTGCCGATGTTCGGGGTGTTCAAACCGACGCTGGTGGTGTCGGTCCCGCGGGTGTTCGAGAAGGTCTACAACACCGCCGAGCAGAACGCGCGCAACGACGGCAAGGGCCGCATCTTCGAGATCGCCGCCGACACCGCCATCGAATTCAGCAAGGCCCAGGACAGCAGCGGCGGTCCCGGGTTGCTGTTGCGACTCAAGCACGCGGTGTTCGACAAGCTGGTCTACGGCAAGCTGCGCGCCGCGCTCGGCGGCGACTGCCATGCCGCCATCTCCGGCGGGGCACCGCTTGGCGCCCGGCTCGGGCATTTCTACCGCGGCGTCGGATTGACCATCTACGAGGGATACGGCCTCACCGAGAGCAGCGCCGCCGTCACCGCCAACCAGGTGGGCGACATGTTGGTCGGGTCGGTCGGAAAGCTGTTGCCCGGCAACAGCATGCGCCTGGCCGACGATGACGAGCTGCTGCTGAAGGGCGGGGTCGTCTTCAGCGGTTACTGGAACAACGAACAGGCCACCGCGGACGCCTTCACCGATGGCTGGTTCCACACCGGCGACCTGGGCGCCATCGACGCCAACGGGTTCCTGACGATCATCGGCCGCAAGAAGGAGATCATCGTCACCGCGGGTGGCAAGAACGTGGCACCCGCGGTGTTGGAGGACCGGCTGCGGGCCCATCCGCTGATCAGCCAGGCCATGGCGGTCGGCGATGCCCAACCGTTCATCGCCGCGCTGATCACCATCGATCCCGAGGCCTTCGAGGGGTGGAAGGAGCGCAACGGCAAGGGCGGGTCGGTCACCGTCGCCGACCTTGTCGAGGACCCGGACCTGGTCGCCGAGGTGGAGTCGGCCGTCAAGGATGCCAACCAGGTGGTCTCCAAGGCGGAGGCGATCCGGACCTTCCGCATCCTTCCGGTCGATTTCACCGAGGACACCGGTGAGCTGACGCCCACGCTGAAGGTCAAGCGCAAGGTGGTCGTCGAGAAGTTCGCCGCGCAGATCGCGGCGATCTACAGCCAGTAGTTCAGCCCAGGAAGCGAGTGAGCCGGGCGCCCTGGGTGCGCCACTGCCAGTTGGCCACCACCCAGTCGCGCCCGGCCGCGCCCATCCGGGCCGCGGTCCGCGGGTCGGCCAGCAGGTCGCCGACCGCGGTGGCGATGGCGTCCACATCGGTGCCGTCGACCACCCAGCCGGTCTCCCCGTCGCGCACCGTCTCGGGTGCGCCGCCGGACCGCCCCGCCACCACCGGCACCCCGCTGGCCGACGCCTCCAGGAAGACGATGCCGAGACCCTCGACATCCAGCCCGGCCCCGCGGGTGCGGCACGGCATGGCGAACACATCGGCCATCGCGTGATGGGCCGCCAGCTCGCCGGCGGGCACACCGCCGGTGAACACGACGTCCTCGGCGACGCCGGTGCGGTGCGCCAGCTTCTCCAGGTCCGCCCGGTACGGCCCGCCGCCGACGATCACCAGCGCCGCACCCGGCACCCGGCGGCGGATCCGGTCGAACGCGCGGATCAGCATGTCCTGGCCCTTGCGCGGTACCAGCCGCGACAGGCACAGCACCACCGGTCGATCGCCCAATCCGTAGCGCACCCGAAGCTCGGCGCGGGCGACGCTGTCGGGGGTGAACCGGTCGATGTCCACCCCTGGGGACAACCGCTCCAGACACGCACCGCGACCGAACGCGGCGGCGAACCGGCCACGGGTGTAGTCGCTGACGTAGGTGATCACGTCGGCGTCTTCCCCGATGCGGCGCAGCGCCGAACGCGCCACCGGGAGCATCGACCACCCCACCTCGTGGCCATGTGTGCTGGCCACGATGCGCCCGGCGCCGGCCCGGCGGGCCAGCGGTCCCAGCAGTGCCAGCGGGGCCGCCGCACCGAACCACACCGTGTCGATGGCGTGTTCGTCGATCAGGTCGCGCATCCGGTTGGCGACCGTCGGCTCGGGCAGCATCAGGGTGCTGCGGTGACGCACCACGCGATACCCGGCGTCTGCCGCCCGCCGGTCGTACTCGTCGCAGTCCTTCCATGTCGGCGCATACACCGTGAGGTCATGGGTGCCCGCGTGCAGCAGTTCGCCAACGAACGCCTCCAGGTAGGACTGGATCCCGCCGCGGCGCGGCGGAAAGTCGTTGGTCAGCAACAGGACCCGGGTCATCCGGCCCACGCTATCGGGTCATCCAGGCACGCCATTGCGCCACCACCTCGTCCAGATCGGTTCCCAGGGTCTCCCGCACGGCGGTGGCGGGGTCGGGATGCCCGGCCCCGCAGGCCCGCAGGTAGAGCGCTTTGAGCGCCGGGGCACCGTACCGCTCGGCGACGAACCGGCTGAACCACCAGGCCCGGTCATAGGCGTCCGAACGCGCCGGGCCGGCGGTCTGCAGGTCGGCGTCCGTCGGCAGCTGCGCCAGTCGCGCGCCGTCCGGCGGGGGCGGTTGAGCCGGGCGCCCGACGTAGTCGGCCACCCCCTCGGTCAGCCAGAGCGGAGCGTCGGCCACGGTCTGCGCGCGGGCCGCGTAGTGGAACAGTTCGTGGCGGACCACGATGCCCAGGGCGGTCGCGCCCATGTCGGCGGCGCCTGGAGCAAACACCATGCCGTCGGCGGTGGTGGCGGCCGCGATATCGGCACTGCCGTGGGCGAGCACCCGGAACTGCTCGTCGGATTCGGTCACCACGACCACGATCTGGCCAGGCCAGTCCGTCCCCCAGAATGCGGAGACGGCATCCACCGCGCCGGGAAGCTCGGCGGCGATCCGGTCGATCAAGGGCTGACTGCGCGCACCGCCGAGCCCGCGCAGAGCGCCGGTGCGGCCACCGGGCAGGGCGACGGTGGTGGTGACGGCCGTGCCTGCCGGCGTGTTCGTGGCGGGCGTCGCGGTGGTCGCCATCGTCGCATCGGAACCGGACACGGCCGTCGTCGAGGTGGTCTGGCAACCGGTGAGCAGTACCGCGGCGGCTATGCCGACAATGGCGGCTATGGCGGCTATGGCCACGTCGCTGCCGCTCAGGGCGACCTTCAGCGGATCAGTACCGGCGCACGTTGTGGATGGGTGCGTTGTTGACCGGGGCCACCACCACGGGCTGACCGAAGGTCGAGGCATGCACCATCATGCCGTTGCCGATGTAGATCCCGACATGCGAGGCATCGGAGTAGTAGGACACGACATCACCGGGCTGCATCTGGTCGGTCGAGACCGGTTGGCCACCGGCGGCCAGGGCGTAGCTGGAATGCGGCAGCGAGATACCGGCCTGCCCGAAGGCCCACTTCACCAGACCGGAGCAGTCGAAGGCCCCGGGGCCCTCAGCTCCCCACGAGTACGGCGAACCGAGGCGCGTCAACGCGGCCTGCACGGCGGCCGAGCCTCCGCCGGATCCCGGCGCGGCGGCCGGCGGGGCGATATCACCGGGCGGGATACCCGCGGGCGGTGCTGCCAGCACACCGGGATCGTCTGCGGGCAACGGTGCGGGCGGGGGCGGGACGACGCCCTCGGGCACCGGCGGGATCGCGGCAAGCGTCTCGCGCTGGGCCGGGGTCAGCCGCTCGTACTGCGACTTGACGATGGCGATCTCGACCTGCAGCTTGCTTTGCTTGGATTGCAGATCAGCGCGCACTGCGGCGGCCTGCTCTGCGGCGGTCTTGGCATCGGCGGCCGAGCGCGCCGAGGCGGATTCGGCCTGCGCGGCCAAGGCGCTGGTCTGCTTGAAGTTGTGCATCTGGGCCGACATCTCGGTGGCCATCACCCGCTGCACGGCAAGCTGGTCGATGAGCACCTGCGGCGAGCTCGCCGTCAGCATGGCGTCCAGCCCGTCGGTGCGACCACCCATGTACTGCGCGGCGGCGATGTTGTTGACCGAGGTCTGGAACTTTGCCAGGTCGGCCTTCGCCGCGTCGGCGGCGGCGAGGTCGGCGTTGTGCTTGTCCTCGGCGGCGGCCTGCGCAGCCAGCTTCTCGTCGAGATCGAGCTGGGCGGCGTGCATGTTCTCGGTGGCGATCTCGGCCTGATGGGACAGCTCATTGAGCTTTGCCAGCGCATCCTCGGCCGGGTCGGCGTTGACGCCGGTGGCCAGCGATCCACCCAGGATGGTCAGGCCCGCCAACGCACCGATGAGGGCTCGCTTAACGCCACGCTTACGCCGGTCCGACAAATCAGGCCTCAAGGTATTGCGTCCTTACAACTGCGAGTCAGCCGCGACGAACTACTGTTAGGTCTCGAACAGGTTACGAAACGGCATCGGGCTTGTCCAACGGAGGGCGTGAATTCGACAGGCGTCCGGGATTAAATTTTTGCTTCCCGTGGTTGATCACGTGTCATCACGCCACACCAGTTCTACCATCCGGAGGCCCTTGCCGACGGATCGGAACCAGCCGCAGCCGCGGCGCCAAACCGACATCGGCCAACACCTCCAGCGCCTGACGCTCGTCATCCAGCAAAGTTGCCGGAACTCCGAGCAACACGCTGACCACGCAGTCCTGGCAGCCCGGACCGCGCACGGCGCAGTCATCGCAGTCGATGGTCACCGAGCCGTGCCCGGGTACCTGTGCCGCACCGCTGAACTCCTCGAAATCCTCACCCATCGGGTGTGTCATGGCCGTCCGTCCTTCCCTGCGCCGGGTCGTCCGGCGATTCCCCCGCACCGTAACGGCGGGCACCGACACGCCCCGCCGGTCCAGCCCGCGCACGCGGCTGGGGATGTCACCGCCCACGGCTACCGTCGCCGATGTGCCGCAGCTGAGCTTCGCCGACCTCGACGGTCCGGCCGACGTTTGGGCCGACCCGCTTGCCGATCCGGAAGCCGGTATCGCACTGGCCGACACGACCTTCGTGGTGGTCGATCTGGAGACCACCGGCGGCAGCCGTGAGCACGACGCCATCACCGAGATCGGTGCGGTCAAGATTCGCGGCGGCGCGGTACTCGGGGAGCTGGCCACCCTGGTCGACCCCGATTGCGTCATCCCGCCGCAGATCGTCGAGCTGACCGGAATCACCACGGCGATGGTGCGCGACGCGCCGAAGATCCACACGGTGCTCCCGGCCTTCCTGGAGTTCTCCCGCGGCGCGGTCCTGGTCGCCCACAACGCCGGTTTCGACATCGGGTTCCTGCGGGCCGCCGCGCAACGACAGGGACTGCCCTGGCCGCAGCCACAGGTGCTGTGCACGGTCAAACTCGCCCGCCGGGTGCTGACCCGCGACGAGGCGCCCTCGGTCAAGCTCTCCGCGCTGGCCCGGCTGTTCGGCGCCTCGACCACGCCGACCCACCGGGCCCTCGATGACGCCCGCGCCACCGTCGACGTCCTGCACGGCCTGATCGAACGGGTCGGCAACCAGGGCGTGCACACCTACTCCGAACTGCGCGGCTACCTACCCGACAAGAGTGCGCCACAACGTCGCAAACGCCATCTGGCCCAAGACGTTCCGAGCAGTCCGGGGGTCTACCTGTTCCGCGGGCCGGCCGACGAGGTGCTCTACGTGGGCACGGCGGTCAACCTGCGCCGCCGGGTCGGCCAGTACTTCACCGGAGCCGATCCGCG
The sequence above is drawn from the Mycolicibacterium neoaurum VKM Ac-1815D genome and encodes:
- the ripC gene encoding peptidoglycan hydrolase RipC, yielding MRPDLSDRRKRGVKRALIGALAGLTILGGSLATGVNADPAEDALAKLNELSHQAEIATENMHAAQLDLDEKLAAQAAAEDKHNADLAAADAAKADLAKFQTSVNNIAAAQYMGGRTDGLDAMLTASSPQVLIDQLAVQRVMATEMSAQMHNFKQTSALAAQAESASARSAADAKTAAEQAAAVRADLQSKQSKLQVEIAIVKSQYERLTPAQRETLAAIPPVPEGVVPPPPAPLPADDPGVLAAPPAGIPPGDIAPPAAAPGSGGGSAAVQAALTRLGSPYSWGAEGPGAFDCSGLVKWAFGQAGISLPHSSYALAAGGQPVSTDQMQPGDVVSYYSDASHVGIYIGNGMMVHASTFGQPVVVAPVNNAPIHNVRRY